One region of Vespa crabro chromosome 15, iyVesCrab1.2, whole genome shotgun sequence genomic DNA includes:
- the LOC124429533 gene encoding nuclear pore complex protein Nup93-like: MVDPPNSDMSTIDSSRATGDTGFSELLRSAEQLSAAVEGSEELPQVERNLRQILEASNELWSRVTQTGTQDNQVQAHLLLGSRGVDLPQISQKLSSLSARRTFEPLDPIADTDIVSYLRNEKENAILSIIEEVHKDTFELTTIQQMEHILGEWKQMRFEIINAMTAPSGELVDLRGTPQRTKLAGSMVSGLSNVEVAYAKELQNYNEHVLRGTTRPNLFNIFCKASESFNDKKVTDLWQMVKFMVDIPPTPRGDQIKSRTSPAIEQKIVSLARNYLENRYRDFMNSVINENLVQAKRGGIPGTLPLVKSFVGIKVQNLRDLEDVKLGDKPLWPLVYFCMRCGDFKAALQCLKQCNADFLEFRTALEEACNDSQRYPGNRTESVLKLHYKKHIRSATDPYKRAAHSALVPCEPDDLHSEVIATADDYLWLKLCQVRDQSDIENKLTLDYLQTTISEIYGESYYHAHEQPFLYFSMLFLTGQFEAAIEFLARGAGARHLAHAVHLAAAMHEHNLLSVSQSVLAPLISVDPSDKPPAKRLNFARLILLYVKRFESSDPKESLHYLFLLRCMKDPYDRNMFAASAAGMVVDASPENRDILVGKIEKDRRLPGILDQFQVNTDDVINICAETLYRKGLLEDAVTMYDLAGTHEKVLSLMCTLLAQVVSQKGTPGSLRSRLQTTANDINSRYQGIAIQAPAELVASFYTLRHLMVFFDQYHNDQCQSALRTIAESEMLPLHVKDVDERVTALRRVSPEVAGTLTDVLLATMTILYRQYQKLRSMEPGDEIAREQQYRDLRHQARALTSFAGTLPYRMPNETNSKLVQMEILMH; encoded by the exons ATGGTAGATCCACCAAATAGCGACATGTCTACTATAGATTCTTCGCGAGCTACGGGAGATACTGGTTTCAGTGAATTATTAAGATCAGCAGAACAATTGTCTGCTGCTGTTGAAGGTAGTGAAGAACTTCCACAAGTCGAAAGAAATTTACGTCAAATATTAGAAGCTTCTAACGAGTTATGGTCACGTGTCACACAAACCGGTACTCAGGACAATCAGGTCCAAGC tcACTTGTTGTTAGGTTCTCGTGGAGTTGATCTACCACAAATATCTCAAAAGTTAAGTTCACTCAGTGCAAGGCGCACATTTGAACCATTAGATCCTATTGCAGATACTGATATTGTAAGCTATctaagaaatgagaaagaaaatgcaattctttctattatcgAAGAAGTTCATAAAGAT ACATTTGAACTTACCACAATTCAACAGATGGAACATATATTGGGTGAATGGAAACAAATGcgttttgaaataataaatgctaTGACAGCTCCATCAGGAGAATTAGTAGATTTAAGAGGAACTCCACAACGTACCAAGTTAGCTGGATCAATGGTTAGTGGTCTCTCTAATGTTGAAGTTGCTTATGCCAAAGAATTACAAAACTACAATGAACATGTACTTCGTGGTACAACAAGGCCcaatttgtttaatatattctgCAAAGCAAGTGAATCGTTTAACGACAAGAAAGTTACGGATTTATGGCAAATGGTTAAGTTTATGGTAGATATTCCACCAACACCAAGAGGAGATCAAATTAAATCAAGAACCAGTCCTGCTATTGAACAGAAGATCGTATCATTAGCAAGAAATTATCTTGAAAATCGATATAGAGATTTTATGAATTCTgtcataaatgaaaatttagtTCAAGCTAAAAGAGGTGGTATTCCAGGCACTTTACCTTTAGTAAAAAGCTTCGTTGGCATTAAAGTACAAAATTTAAGAGATTTAGAAGATGTGAAGTTGGGTGATAAGCCATTATGGCCATTAGTTTATTTCTGTATGAGATGTGGAGATTTTAAAGCTGCTTTGCAATGTTTGAAACAATGCAATGCAGATTTCTTAGAATTTAGAACTGCTTTGGAAGAAGCATGTAATGATTCTCAACGTTATCCTGGTAATCGTACAGAATCagtattaaaattacattataaaaagCATATAAGGTCTGCAACAGATCCTTACAAGAGAGCAGCACATAGCGCATTAGTTCCATGTGAGCCAGATGACTTGCATTCTGAAGTAATAGCAACAGCAGATGATTATTTGTGGTTAAAATTGTGCCAAGTGAGAGATCAATCtgacattgaaaataaattaactttGGATTATCTTCAAACTACAATCTCAGAAATATATG GTGAATCTTACTACCATGCACATGAACAAccatttttatacttttccaTGCTTTTTCTGACTGGTCAGTTTGAAGCAGCAATTGAATTTTTGGCAAGAGGTGCAGGTGCTCGTCATTTGGCTCATGCTGTGCACCTGGCAGCTGCTATGCATgaacataatttattatctgttAGCCAAAGTGTTCTAGCTCCATTGATAAGTGTTGATCCTTCTGATAAACCACCTGCtaaaagattaaattttgCAAGGCTAATATTGCTATATGTAAAGAGATTCGAATCCTCAGATCCAAAGGAAAGTCTgcattatctctttttattaag ATGTATGAAAGATCCCTACGATAGAAATATGTTTGCTGCATCAGCCGCAGGAATGGTTGTAGATGCTTCACCTGAAAATCGAGATATCCTTGTCggcaaaatagaaaaagatagaagattaCCAGGAATTCTAGACCAATTCCAAGTAAATACAGATgacgtaataaatatatgtgcaGAGACATTATATAGAAAAGGTCTTCTAGAGGATGCAGTCACGATGTATGATCTTGCTGGTACTCATGAAAAAGTTCTCAGTTTAATGTGTACACTTTTGGCACAAGTAGTGAGTCAAAAAGGAACACCTGGATCATTAAGGAGTCGATTGCAAACTACTGCTAACGACATAAACTCAag gTATCAAGGCATTGCTATACAAGCACCAGCCGAATTGGTTGCATCGTTTTATACTTTACGACATCTTATGGTATTTTTTGATCAATATCACAATGATCAATGCCAGAGTGCTCTTAGA aCTATTGCCGAATCAGAGATGTTGCCATTACATGTAAAAGATGTCGACGAAAGAGTAACAGCATTACGTCGAGTATCACCAGAAGTAGCTGGTACTCTAACTGATGTTCTTTTAGCTACTATGACGATATTATATCgtcaatatcaaaaattacgATCTATGGAACCAGGTGATGAAATAGCGAGAGAACAACAATATCGTGATCTTCGACATCAAGCGAGAGCATTGACGAGTTTTGCAGGGACATTACCATATCGTATGCCGAACGAAACAAATAGCAAACTTGTACAAATGGAAATTCTTATGCACTAA
- the LOC124429534 gene encoding ubiquitin carboxyl-terminal hydrolase CYLD isoform X1 — protein MNDVLFNDICLRIKMESRNFDNNKNHKVLRHYVAKKNSTVTCMSRHCDVNVSTLRLGMLVKCLEDLMDGTLLISVTDVSGSKVWFNTEWCCQKTDLIPVSQEIWRFLLAVSVPQERVRLANNKSLCGILENLSVNDKVWYHSNHKVNDHKELAIIKYIGPVPKLGQGFYFGLDIPDSQELSKTSMLCSEYFESAHSNRTFATLNKISLYKVDVPNRNTEQILIPKPITQNVSTNLSDKKKFTLDPNLLDVLETFSPDSSKNNNNNCNSTSLPDEYHYAMRSLIPQNTNNKSGNMSEENGNKNCRRDKSSDLIVGSNVKVLLGSDLRHGTLRWIGTRPNTSKLMAAVELDEGHPSGTDGTYKEIRYFQCQPYRAVFTDIEQCFPYESGVVRVDDRYPSMNTNNFGNMENVITGMVRPISVKGNLESICGKFRGIQGHHNSCYLDATLFSMFAFTSVFDNLLFRPPNEKDCHEYEEVQKVLREEIVNPLRKNIFVSADRVMKLRTLLEKLSSVSGLTSEEKDPEEFLTSLVAQILNAEPFLKLSSGQDAYHYQLFVEKDDHLSLPTVQQLLEQSFFTSNIRLKEVPSCLIIQMPRFGKSFKMYQKIQPTLLLDVTDIIEDSPRQCTVCGKLAEFECKECYGECGEGLESIAFCVECLKTVHRHEHRTNHEPKKLSVPVEFAILQEHCPVPRLYLELSAVVCIETSHYVSFVKCGSGSEAPWCFFDSMADRKGEQDGYNIPEMVPCPDFPYWLSEEGGNYLMKLTDDRNLPEYAKRLLCDAYMCMYQSPDVMMYK, from the exons ATGAATGATGTACTCTTTAACGATATATGTCTACGTATAAAAATGGAAAGCCGGAATtttgacaacaataaaaatcacaaagtTTTGCGACATTATGttgcaaagaaaaattctacTGTTACTTGCATGTCAAGACATTGTGATGTAAATGTAAGTACTTTACGTCTGGGAATGCTGGTAAAATGCCTGGAAGATTTAATGGATGGAACGCTCCTAATTTCTGTCACCGATGTGTCAGGATCAAAAGTTTGGTTTAACACAGAATGGTGCTGTCAAAAAACTGATCTCATTCCTGTGTCACAAGAAATTTGGAGATTTCTTCTTGCGGTTTCAGTACCACAAGAGAGAGTTCGCCTGGCCAATAATAAATCACTTTGTGGAATATTGGAAAATCTATCTGTAAATGATAAAGTATGGTATCACTCTAACCATAAAGTTAATGACCACAAGGAATTagctattattaaatatattggtCCTGTACCTAAGCTTGGTCAAGGATTTTATTTTGGTCTTGACATACCG gaCAGTCAAGAACTATCTAAAACATCTATGCTATGTTCAGAATATTTTGAGTCAGCTCACTCAAATAGAACATTTGCaacattgaataaaatttctctttacaAAGTGGATGTTCCAAATAGAAATACAGAACAAA TTTTAATACCAAAACCTATTACACAGAATGTCTCTACTAATTTGTctgacaaaaagaaatttactttGGATCCAAATTTGTTAGATgtattggaaacattttccccAGACAgcagtaagaataataataataattgtaatagtacaTCTTTACCAGATGAATATCATTATGCCATGAGATCATTAATTCCacaaaatacaaataacaaatcag GTAATATGTCAGAAGAAAATGGAAACAAAAATTGTAGACGAGATAAATCTTCAGATTTAATTGTGGGTTCAAATGTTAAAGTACTTCTAGGCTCAGATTTAAGACATGGAACCCTTCGTTGGATTGGAACACGACCTAATACTAGTAAATTAATGGCAGCTGTTGAATTG gaTGAAGGACATCCATCAGGTACAGATGGTACTTACAAGGAAATAAGATATTTTCAATGTCAACCTTATAGAGCCGTTTTCACGGATATTGAGCAATGCTTTCCATATGAATCTGGAGTA GTAAGAGTTGATGATCGATATCCTTCTAtgaatactaataattttgGAAATATGGAAAATGTAATTACAGGAATGGTGAGACCTATTTCAGTCAAAGGAAATTTAGAGAGTATTTGTGGAAAATTCAGAGGAATACAAGGTCATCATAATTCATGTTATTTGGATGCTACTCTTTTCAGTATGTTTGCTTTCACTAGTGTATTTGACAATCTTTTATTCAG ACCaccaaatgaaaaagattgtCATGAGTATGAAGAAGTTCAGAAAGTATTACGCGAAGAAATCGTTAATCCccttcgaaaaaatatatttgtaagtgCGGATCGTGTAATGAAATTAAGAACGTTACTTGAAAAATTGTCTTCTGTATCTGGTCTTACAAGTGAAGAAAAAG atccAGAAGAATTTTTAACATCATTGGTGGCACAAATCTTAAATGCTGAACCATTTCTCAAATTAAGTTCTGGTCAGGATGCATATCactatcaacttttcgttgaAAAAGACGATCATCTCAGTCTACCAACAGTACAACAATTATTAGAACAGAGCTTTTTCACAAGTAATATCAGATTGAAGGAAGTTCCTTCTTGCCTTATCATACAAATGCCACGATTtggaaaatcatttaaaatgtaTCAAAAAATCCAACCAACTCTCTTGCTTGATGTGACAGATATAATTGAAGATT cTCCTAGACAGTGCACAGTATGTGGTAAATTAGCTGAATTTGAATGTAAAGAATGTTATGGAGAATGTGGAGAAGGTCTTGAAAGTATAGCCTTCTGTGTAGAATGCTTAAAAACA gTACACCGTCATGAACATAGAACTAATCATGAACCAAAAAAACTTAGTGTACCAGTAGAATTTGCAATTTTACAAGAGCATTGTCCCGTACCTCGTTTATATTTAGAACTCTCAGCAGTCGTTTGTATTGAAACATCTCATTATGTTTCATTTGTAAAGTGTGGCTCTGGTTCAGAAGCACCATGGTGTTTTTTTGATTCTATGGCAGATAGAAaag GTGAACAAGATGGATATAATATACCAGAGATGGTGCCATGTCCAGATTTTCCTTATTGGCTAAGTGAAGAAGGTGGCAATTATTTGATGAAATTAACAGACGATCGTAATTTACCGGAATATGCAAAACGACTTTTGTGTGATGCCTACATGTGTATGTACCAGTCACCGGATGTTATGATGTACAAATAA
- the LOC124429534 gene encoding ubiquitin carboxyl-terminal hydrolase CYLD isoform X2, translating to MNDVLFNDICLRIKMESRNFDNNKNHKVLRHYVAKKNSTVTCMSRHCDVNVSTLRLGMLVKCLEDLMDGTLLISVTDVSGSKVWFNTEWCCQKTDLIPVSQEIWRFLLAVSVPQERVRLANNKSLCGILENLSVNDKVWYHSNHKVNDHKELAIIKYIGPVPKLGQGFYFGLDIPDSQELSKTSMLCSEYFESAHSNRTFATLNKISLYKVDVPNRNTEQILIPKPITQNVSTNLSDKKKFTLDPNLLDVLETFSPDSSNMSEENGNKNCRRDKSSDLIVGSNVKVLLGSDLRHGTLRWIGTRPNTSKLMAAVELDEGHPSGTDGTYKEIRYFQCQPYRAVFTDIEQCFPYESGVVRVDDRYPSMNTNNFGNMENVITGMVRPISVKGNLESICGKFRGIQGHHNSCYLDATLFSMFAFTSVFDNLLFRPPNEKDCHEYEEVQKVLREEIVNPLRKNIFVSADRVMKLRTLLEKLSSVSGLTSEEKDPEEFLTSLVAQILNAEPFLKLSSGQDAYHYQLFVEKDDHLSLPTVQQLLEQSFFTSNIRLKEVPSCLIIQMPRFGKSFKMYQKIQPTLLLDVTDIIEDSPRQCTVCGKLAEFECKECYGECGEGLESIAFCVECLKTVHRHEHRTNHEPKKLSVPVEFAILQEHCPVPRLYLELSAVVCIETSHYVSFVKCGSGSEAPWCFFDSMADRKGEQDGYNIPEMVPCPDFPYWLSEEGGNYLMKLTDDRNLPEYAKRLLCDAYMCMYQSPDVMMYK from the exons ATGAATGATGTACTCTTTAACGATATATGTCTACGTATAAAAATGGAAAGCCGGAATtttgacaacaataaaaatcacaaagtTTTGCGACATTATGttgcaaagaaaaattctacTGTTACTTGCATGTCAAGACATTGTGATGTAAATGTAAGTACTTTACGTCTGGGAATGCTGGTAAAATGCCTGGAAGATTTAATGGATGGAACGCTCCTAATTTCTGTCACCGATGTGTCAGGATCAAAAGTTTGGTTTAACACAGAATGGTGCTGTCAAAAAACTGATCTCATTCCTGTGTCACAAGAAATTTGGAGATTTCTTCTTGCGGTTTCAGTACCACAAGAGAGAGTTCGCCTGGCCAATAATAAATCACTTTGTGGAATATTGGAAAATCTATCTGTAAATGATAAAGTATGGTATCACTCTAACCATAAAGTTAATGACCACAAGGAATTagctattattaaatatattggtCCTGTACCTAAGCTTGGTCAAGGATTTTATTTTGGTCTTGACATACCG gaCAGTCAAGAACTATCTAAAACATCTATGCTATGTTCAGAATATTTTGAGTCAGCTCACTCAAATAGAACATTTGCaacattgaataaaatttctctttacaAAGTGGATGTTCCAAATAGAAATACAGAACAAA TTTTAATACCAAAACCTATTACACAGAATGTCTCTACTAATTTGTctgacaaaaagaaatttactttGGATCCAAATTTGTTAGATgtattggaaacattttccccAGACAgca GTAATATGTCAGAAGAAAATGGAAACAAAAATTGTAGACGAGATAAATCTTCAGATTTAATTGTGGGTTCAAATGTTAAAGTACTTCTAGGCTCAGATTTAAGACATGGAACCCTTCGTTGGATTGGAACACGACCTAATACTAGTAAATTAATGGCAGCTGTTGAATTG gaTGAAGGACATCCATCAGGTACAGATGGTACTTACAAGGAAATAAGATATTTTCAATGTCAACCTTATAGAGCCGTTTTCACGGATATTGAGCAATGCTTTCCATATGAATCTGGAGTA GTAAGAGTTGATGATCGATATCCTTCTAtgaatactaataattttgGAAATATGGAAAATGTAATTACAGGAATGGTGAGACCTATTTCAGTCAAAGGAAATTTAGAGAGTATTTGTGGAAAATTCAGAGGAATACAAGGTCATCATAATTCATGTTATTTGGATGCTACTCTTTTCAGTATGTTTGCTTTCACTAGTGTATTTGACAATCTTTTATTCAG ACCaccaaatgaaaaagattgtCATGAGTATGAAGAAGTTCAGAAAGTATTACGCGAAGAAATCGTTAATCCccttcgaaaaaatatatttgtaagtgCGGATCGTGTAATGAAATTAAGAACGTTACTTGAAAAATTGTCTTCTGTATCTGGTCTTACAAGTGAAGAAAAAG atccAGAAGAATTTTTAACATCATTGGTGGCACAAATCTTAAATGCTGAACCATTTCTCAAATTAAGTTCTGGTCAGGATGCATATCactatcaacttttcgttgaAAAAGACGATCATCTCAGTCTACCAACAGTACAACAATTATTAGAACAGAGCTTTTTCACAAGTAATATCAGATTGAAGGAAGTTCCTTCTTGCCTTATCATACAAATGCCACGATTtggaaaatcatttaaaatgtaTCAAAAAATCCAACCAACTCTCTTGCTTGATGTGACAGATATAATTGAAGATT cTCCTAGACAGTGCACAGTATGTGGTAAATTAGCTGAATTTGAATGTAAAGAATGTTATGGAGAATGTGGAGAAGGTCTTGAAAGTATAGCCTTCTGTGTAGAATGCTTAAAAACA gTACACCGTCATGAACATAGAACTAATCATGAACCAAAAAAACTTAGTGTACCAGTAGAATTTGCAATTTTACAAGAGCATTGTCCCGTACCTCGTTTATATTTAGAACTCTCAGCAGTCGTTTGTATTGAAACATCTCATTATGTTTCATTTGTAAAGTGTGGCTCTGGTTCAGAAGCACCATGGTGTTTTTTTGATTCTATGGCAGATAGAAaag GTGAACAAGATGGATATAATATACCAGAGATGGTGCCATGTCCAGATTTTCCTTATTGGCTAAGTGAAGAAGGTGGCAATTATTTGATGAAATTAACAGACGATCGTAATTTACCGGAATATGCAAAACGACTTTTGTGTGATGCCTACATGTGTATGTACCAGTCACCGGATGTTATGATGTACAAATAA
- the LOC124429537 gene encoding glutamyl-tRNA(Gln) amidotransferase subunit A, mitochondrial, whose protein sequence is MKNLLSLSIKGVRQKLNAGNIRPSELCKASIDLTKLIKPLNPYITVTENVAKEQSKDADIRQKENHILGDLDGVPIAIKDNFCTEAVPTTCASFMLENFIPGYNATVYQCLRNAGAVLVGKTNLDQFAMGSGTIDSYYGPTINLWGSEILSKHYLYEDGTEINTQLFTDKDKWYIAGGSSGGSAVAVATHSCYAAIGSDTGGSTRNPASYCGLIGLKPTYGLVSRNGLIPLVNSMDVPGILTRYVEDAVLVLNSIAGPDDTDSTTIKKDYEPFTIPEKIDISNLCVGIPKEYKIDGISKEIQKCWDEVASLIEEAGAKVIPVSLPYTDYSIVCYSVLNCCTVASNMARYDSVRYGYRADEENSLTELYRKTRSTGFNDVVKSRIFAGNFFLLRENYEQYYVKAMKLRRLISQDFNKVWDSNIDLLLTPTTLTDAPIYDEFVLLDNQRQCLIQDYCTQPANMAGIPAVNIPIKLSKKGLPLSLQLMAPPLQEKCLLIVAKWIEDCVRFPRIQLK, encoded by the exons atgaaaaatttattatctttatcaataAAAGGTGTAAGACAAAAATTAAATGCTGGCAATATACGACCATCTGAGCTTTGCAAAGCTTCTATCGATCTTACAAAGCTTATTAAACCACTGAACCCTTATATCACAGTAACTGAAAATGTAGCAAAAGAACAATCGAAGGATGCAGATAttagacaaaaagaaaatcatattttGGGTGATCTCGATGGTGTTCCTATTGCAATCAAAGATAATTTTTGTACGGAAGCTGTGCCAACGACTTGTGCGTCTTTTatgttagaaaattttatacctGGATATAATGCTACTGTCTATCAATGTCTTAGAAATGCTGGTGCAGTTCTAGTTGGTAAAACTAATCTAGACCAATTTGCTATGGGCTCAGGAACTATTGATTCATATTATGGGCCAACAATAAATCTATGGGGTTCTGAAATATTATCTAAGCATTATTTATATGAGGATGGTACAGAGATAAACACACAACTCTTTACCGACAAAGATAAGTGGTATATAGCAG GTGGTAGTAGCGGCGGTTCTGCAGTAGCAGTAGCTACTCACAGTTGTTATGCAGCAATAGGATCTGATACTGGAGGATCTACTCGTAATCCTGCTTCTTACTGCGGTTTGATTGGATTAAAACCAACTTATGGATTAGTTTCAAGAAACGGTCTTATACCTTTGGTAAACTCAATGGATGTACCTGGTATTCTTACCAGATATGTGGAAGATGCTGTTTTAGTTCTAAACAGTATAGCAGGACCGGATGATACAGATTCTACtactataaaaaaagattatgagCCCTTTACAATACCAGAGAAAATTGACATAAGTAATTTATGTGTTGGTATaccaaaagaatataaaattgatggaATAAGTAAAGAAATACAGAAGTGCTGGGATGAAGTTGCTTCACTAATAGAAGAAGCAGGTGCTAAAGTAATTCCAGTTTCTCTTCCATATACAGATTATTCTATAGTGTGTTATTCGGTATTAAATTGTTGCACCGTAGCGAGTAATATGGCACGTTATGATAGTGTTCGGTATGGTTATCGTGCGGATGAAGAAAATTCGCTAACTGAATTGTACAGAAAAACAAGATCTACAGGTTTCAATGATGTTGTTAAGAGTCGTATATTTGCtggaaatttctttttgttacgaGAAAATTATGAACAATATTACGTAAAAGCAATGAAATTACGTAGATTAATTTCACAAGATTTTAACAAAGTATGGGACAGTAATATTGACTTATTACTTACACCTACTACCCTAACGGATGCTCCAATTTATGATGAATTTGTATTACTTGATAATCAGAGACAGTGTTTAATTCAGGATTATTGTACGCAACCAGCAAATATGGCAGGAATTCCAGCAGTCAATATACcaataaaattatctaaaaaGGGATTGCCattatcattacaattaaTGGCACCACCTTTACAAGAAAAATGCCTGCTTATTGTAGCTAAATGGATTGAAGACTGTGTACGATTTCCGAGAATACAATTGAAATAA